The following coding sequences lie in one Flavobacterium cyclinae genomic window:
- a CDS encoding PLP-dependent cysteine synthase family protein has product MKEEIKAYNSVLDLIGNTPLIKLNKVSADLPGNFYAKVEAFNPGHSTKDRIALYIIEEAEKRGILKPGDTIIETTSGNTGFSLAMVSIIKGYDCILAVSSKSSKDKIDMLRSMGAKVYVCPAHVSADDERSYYNVAKRLHEETKGSVYINQYFNELNVDAHYNSTGPEIWEQTNGQITHLVACSGTGGTISGTARFLKEQNPNIKILGVDAFGSVLKKYHETKEFDNAEIYPYRIEGLGKNLIPTATDFDVIDKFIKVSDEESAHTARELAKKEGLFVGYTSGAAFQAVKQYAEEGEFDANSKVVIIFPDHGSRYMSKVFSDDWMNEQGFFDSVNQEEALKIEIIK; this is encoded by the coding sequence ATGAAAGAAGAAATAAAAGCCTATAATAGTGTATTAGATTTAATTGGGAATACACCATTAATCAAACTGAATAAAGTTTCAGCTGATTTACCAGGTAATTTCTATGCAAAAGTTGAAGCCTTTAATCCAGGACACTCTACAAAAGACCGAATCGCGTTATATATTATTGAAGAAGCAGAAAAAAGAGGTATCTTAAAACCTGGAGATACCATTATTGAAACTACTTCAGGAAATACTGGTTTTAGTTTGGCAATGGTTAGCATCATTAAAGGGTACGATTGTATTTTAGCAGTGAGTTCAAAATCATCAAAAGATAAAATCGATATGTTGCGTTCAATGGGAGCTAAGGTTTATGTTTGTCCGGCTCACGTTTCTGCAGATGATGAACGTTCGTACTACAATGTTGCTAAAAGATTACACGAAGAAACAAAAGGATCTGTTTATATTAACCAATATTTCAACGAATTAAACGTTGATGCTCATTACAATTCTACAGGACCAGAAATTTGGGAACAAACAAACGGTCAAATTACACACTTAGTGGCGTGTAGTGGAACTGGAGGAACTATTTCGGGAACTGCACGTTTCTTAAAAGAGCAAAATCCAAATATTAAAATTTTAGGAGTTGATGCTTTTGGTTCGGTTTTAAAAAAATACCACGAGACTAAAGAGTTTGATAACGCTGAAATTTATCCATACCGTATTGAAGGTTTAGGTAAAAACTTAATTCCAACGGCTACCGATTTTGATGTGATTGATAAATTTATCAAGGTTTCCGATGAAGAAAGTGCACACACAGCAAGAGAATTAGCTAAAAAAGAAGGTTTATTCGTAGGATATACTTCTGGAGCTGCTTTTCAAGCCGTGAAACAATATGCAGAGGAAGGTGAATTTGATGCCAACAGTAAAGTTGTTATTATTTTCCCTGATCATGGTTCAAGATACATGAGTAAAGTATTTAGTGATGATTGGATGAACGAACAAGGTTTCTTTGATTCTGTAAACCAAGAAGAAGCTTTAAAAATTGAAATTATCAAGTAA
- the gcvT gene encoding glycine cleavage system aminomethyltransferase GcvT translates to MKNTALTYIHESLGAKMVPFAGYNMPVQYEGVNVEHETVRNGVGVFDVSHMGEFFLKGENALALIQKVTSNDASKLVDGKAQYSCLPNNEGGIVDDLIVYKIADNHYMLVVNASNIEKDWNWISSHNDLGVDMQNLSDEYSLLAIQGPKAAEAMQSLTSIDLSNMGYYTFQIGDFAGKSDVIVSATGYTGSGGFEVYFKNEDAEYIWNKVFEAGAAFGIKPIGLAARDTLRLEMGFCLYGNDINDTTSPLEAGLGWITKFDKEFTNSENLKKQKEAGVARKLVGFEMVERGIPRHDYEIADADGNVVGIVTSGTQSPSMGIAIGMGYVPTALATPDSEIYIRIRNKDIKAKVVKMPFYKK, encoded by the coding sequence ATGAAAAATACAGCGTTAACGTACATTCACGAAAGTTTAGGAGCTAAAATGGTTCCGTTTGCAGGATACAATATGCCGGTACAATATGAAGGAGTAAATGTAGAACACGAAACCGTTAGAAATGGCGTTGGTGTTTTTGACGTTTCTCACATGGGAGAATTTTTCTTAAAAGGAGAAAATGCGTTGGCCTTAATTCAGAAAGTAACTTCAAATGATGCTTCTAAATTAGTAGATGGAAAAGCACAATATTCTTGTTTACCAAATAACGAAGGCGGAATTGTTGATGATTTAATCGTTTATAAAATTGCTGACAATCATTACATGTTAGTTGTGAATGCTTCAAACATTGAAAAAGATTGGAATTGGATTTCTTCACACAATGATTTAGGTGTAGACATGCAAAATTTATCTGACGAGTATTCATTATTAGCAATTCAAGGACCAAAAGCTGCTGAAGCTATGCAATCTTTAACCTCAATTGATTTATCAAATATGGGCTATTATACGTTCCAAATTGGTGATTTTGCAGGAAAAAGCGATGTAATTGTTTCGGCTACTGGTTATACTGGTTCTGGAGGATTTGAAGTGTATTTTAAAAACGAAGACGCAGAGTACATTTGGAACAAAGTTTTTGAAGCAGGAGCAGCATTCGGAATCAAACCTATCGGATTAGCAGCACGTGATACATTACGTTTAGAAATGGGATTCTGTTTATACGGAAACGACATTAACGATACTACTTCTCCGTTAGAAGCAGGCTTAGGATGGATTACCAAATTCGACAAAGAATTCACAAATTCTGAAAACTTGAAAAAACAAAAAGAAGCAGGTGTTGCTCGTAAATTAGTTGGTTTTGAAATGGTAGAAAGAGGAATTCCTCGTCACGATTACGAAATTGCTGATGCTGATGGTAATGTAGTTGGAATCGTAACTTCTGGAACACAATCACCTTCTATGGGAATTGCTATTGGAATGGGTTATGTTCCAACGGCTTTAGCTACACCAGATTCAGAAATTTACATTAGAATTAGAAATAAAGATATTAAAGCAAAAGTGGTTAAAATGCCATTTTACAAGAAATAA
- a CDS encoding YebC/PmpR family DNA-binding transcriptional regulator → MGRAFEFRKARKMKRWSAMAKTFTRIGKDIVIAVKEGGPNPESNARLRAVIQNAKAANMPKENVERAIKKASDKDTANYKEVLFEGYAPHGIAILIETATDNNNRTVANIRSYFNKCNGTLGTQGSVEFMFDHTCNFRIPAEGQDVEELELEMIDFGVEEIFADEDGIVMYAPFESFGAIQKELESRGLEILSSGFERIPQVTKELTADQVADVEKLLEKIEEDDDVMNVYHTMQESAE, encoded by the coding sequence ATGGGAAGAGCGTTTGAATTTAGAAAAGCCCGTAAAATGAAACGTTGGTCAGCAATGGCAAAAACGTTTACAAGAATTGGAAAAGATATCGTAATTGCCGTTAAAGAAGGAGGACCAAATCCAGAGTCAAATGCGCGATTGAGAGCGGTAATCCAAAATGCGAAGGCAGCTAATATGCCAAAAGAAAACGTAGAACGCGCTATTAAAAAAGCATCGGATAAAGATACAGCTAACTATAAAGAAGTATTATTTGAAGGCTATGCACCTCATGGAATTGCTATTTTAATTGAAACCGCTACCGATAACAACAACAGAACCGTTGCTAACATTAGAAGTTACTTTAACAAATGTAATGGAACTTTAGGAACTCAAGGTTCGGTTGAATTTATGTTTGATCATACCTGTAATTTTAGAATTCCAGCAGAAGGACAAGATGTGGAAGAATTAGAATTAGAAATGATTGATTTTGGTGTAGAAGAAATCTTTGCTGACGAAGACGGAATAGTTATGTACGCTCCTTTTGAAAGCTTTGGTGCTATCCAAAAAGAATTAGAATCTCGTGGTTTAGAAATCTTATCTTCTGGATTTGAAAGAATACCACAAGTGACCAAAGAACTAACAGCAGACCAAGTTGCTGATGTTGAAAAACTATTAGAAAAAATTGAAGAAGACGATGATGTAATGAACGTATATCATACGATGCAAGAAAGCGCTGAGTAA